The following proteins are encoded in a genomic region of Roseisolibacter agri:
- the dnaJ gene encoding molecular chaperone DnaJ: protein MPQGKDYYAVLGVTPTATQDEIKKQYRRLAKQYHPDANKDDPKASDRFKEISEAYGVVGDAEKRKQYDDMRRLGAFTNFGGGARPGAQRPGASGPAGAPGAGGAGFDFSNIDVGGIGGFGDIFSTLFGGGARPGARGAPEAGQSLEVTIEIPFRTAALGGKVPVELEVTEECGTCRGSGGAPGASMKQCPECSGRGTISFGQGGFAVNRPCPMCLGRGQIPSEPCPTCKGAGQVRTRKKVLVTVPEGADTGTRLRLKGQGGKGPHGGPPGDLVINFAVTPDRFFKREGLDVIATVPLNVAQATLGSKISVKTLDGKKATVRIPAGTASGRRFRIRGQGIPKGEHRGDMIVETTITVPESLSDEQRALMEKFAEAANLRH from the coding sequence ATGCCGCAGGGCAAGGACTACTACGCCGTGCTCGGGGTGACGCCCACGGCCACGCAGGACGAGATCAAGAAGCAGTACCGGCGTCTGGCGAAGCAGTACCACCCGGACGCCAACAAGGACGATCCGAAGGCGTCCGATCGCTTCAAGGAGATCTCCGAGGCGTACGGCGTCGTGGGCGACGCGGAGAAGCGGAAGCAGTACGACGACATGCGCCGGCTCGGCGCGTTCACGAACTTCGGCGGCGGCGCGCGCCCCGGTGCGCAGCGCCCCGGTGCGAGCGGCCCCGCCGGCGCGCCGGGCGCGGGCGGCGCGGGCTTCGACTTCTCGAACATCGACGTCGGCGGCATCGGCGGCTTCGGCGACATCTTCAGCACGCTGTTCGGCGGCGGCGCGCGCCCGGGCGCGCGTGGCGCGCCGGAGGCGGGGCAGTCGCTCGAGGTCACCATCGAGATCCCGTTCCGCACCGCGGCGCTGGGCGGCAAGGTGCCCGTGGAGCTCGAGGTCACCGAGGAGTGCGGCACCTGCCGCGGCAGCGGCGGCGCGCCCGGCGCGTCGATGAAGCAGTGCCCCGAGTGCAGCGGCCGCGGGACGATCTCGTTCGGCCAGGGCGGCTTCGCCGTCAACCGGCCGTGCCCGATGTGCCTCGGCCGCGGGCAGATCCCCTCGGAGCCGTGCCCGACGTGCAAGGGCGCGGGCCAGGTGCGCACGCGCAAGAAGGTGCTCGTCACCGTGCCCGAGGGCGCGGACACGGGCACGCGCCTGCGCCTGAAGGGGCAGGGCGGGAAGGGCCCGCACGGCGGGCCGCCGGGCGACCTCGTGATCAACTTCGCCGTCACGCCCGACCGCTTCTTCAAGCGCGAGGGGCTCGACGTCATCGCCACCGTGCCGCTCAACGTCGCGCAGGCCACGCTCGGCTCGAAGATCAGCGTGAAGACGCTCGACGGGAAGAAGGCGACCGTGCGCATCCCGGCCGGCACCGCGAGCGGCCGCCGCTTCCGCATCCGGGGGCAGGGCATCCCGAAGGGCGAGCATCGCGGCGACATGATCGTCGAGACGACGATCACCGTGCCCGAGTCGCTGAGCGACGAGCAGCGCGCGCTGATGGAGAAGTTCGCGGAGGCGGCGAACCTCCGGCACTGA
- the mnmA gene encoding tRNA 2-thiouridine(34) synthase MnmA, with product MSTQVTSPAGTPERVLVAMSGGVDSSVAAALLVEQGYDVVGATMKLFCYGEEVPDRPCCSLDSIDDARRVCQQLGVPHYVLNLEDRFGADVVDDFVQEYARGRTPIPCVRCNTFTKFRDLLRKADAIDARWIATGHYARVQDGRLLRGQDLSKDQTYFLWGVDRAVVSRMLLPVGDGTKAETRAMARRLGLAVVSEKVESQDICFVPDGDHTKIIRQRLGADAPSLSRGPIVTANGRVVGEHDGHARFTIGQRRGLPGGFAEPMYVVAIRPAERAVVIGPREQLLGRGLVARGVNWLVDAPAVGTMLDVQVRHRARAVAAELVRAAGDLVEVALQEPVAAITPGQSAVFYDGAQLLGGGFIDAAVGQRLALPVLAA from the coding sequence GTGAGCACGCAGGTGACTTCGCCCGCGGGCACGCCCGAGCGCGTGCTGGTGGCGATGAGCGGCGGCGTGGACTCCTCGGTCGCCGCCGCGCTGCTGGTCGAGCAGGGCTACGACGTCGTCGGCGCGACGATGAAGCTGTTCTGCTACGGCGAGGAGGTCCCCGACCGCCCGTGCTGCTCGCTCGACTCGATCGACGACGCGCGGCGTGTGTGCCAGCAGCTCGGCGTGCCGCACTACGTGCTGAACCTCGAGGACCGGTTCGGCGCCGACGTCGTCGACGACTTCGTGCAGGAGTACGCGCGCGGGCGCACGCCGATCCCGTGCGTGCGCTGCAACACGTTCACGAAGTTCCGCGACCTGCTGCGCAAGGCGGACGCGATCGACGCGCGGTGGATCGCGACGGGCCACTACGCGCGCGTGCAGGACGGCCGGCTGCTGCGCGGCCAGGACCTGTCGAAGGACCAGACGTACTTCCTGTGGGGCGTCGACCGCGCGGTCGTGTCGCGCATGCTGCTGCCCGTCGGCGACGGCACGAAGGCCGAGACGCGCGCGATGGCGCGGCGCCTGGGCCTCGCGGTCGTCTCCGAGAAGGTCGAGAGCCAGGACATCTGCTTCGTTCCCGACGGCGACCACACGAAGATCATCCGCCAGCGCCTCGGCGCCGACGCGCCATCGCTGTCGCGCGGTCCGATCGTCACGGCGAACGGCCGCGTGGTCGGCGAGCACGACGGACATGCGCGCTTCACCATCGGCCAGCGGCGCGGGCTGCCGGGCGGCTTCGCGGAGCCCATGTACGTCGTCGCGATCCGCCCCGCCGAGCGCGCGGTCGTCATCGGCCCGCGCGAGCAGCTGCTGGGCCGCGGGCTCGTCGCGCGCGGCGTGAACTGGCTGGTCGACGCACCCGCCGTCGGCACGATGCTCGACGTGCAGGTGCGGCACCGCGCGCGCGCCGTCGCCGCGGAGCTGGTGCGCGCGGCGGGCGACCTCGTCGAGGTCGCGCTGCAGGAGCCGGTGGCCGCGATCACGCCCGGCCAGTCCGCGGTGTTCTACGACGGCGCGCAGCTCCTCGGCGGCGGCTTCATCGACGCCGCGGTGGGACAGCGGCTCGCACTGCCCGTGCTCGCGGCCTAG
- a CDS encoding cysteine desulfurase family protein translates to MPEPIYLDHAATTPVRDEVRAAMEPFLGPRFGNPSSAHRWGREARTALDEARERVARCLGAHTDEVCFTSGGTEGDNLAIFGTWRARRASGRRAIVTSPIEHKAILAAVHHAAEDGADERIVPVDGNGQIDRDAYAAALRDDVAVCSVMWVNNEVGVVQPIAELGARAKGAGATFHTDAVQAFGKLPIDVATLPVDLLTISGHKIGAPKGIGAIFIRRGTPLEPMLYGGAQDRGRRPGTENVAFAVGLAVACELTLGEHGAECTRLRELRDAFEARLLAAVPDAVIHGRGGERAPHVCNVSIPGIDSESLLMALDLQGIAASGGSACQTGNAAPSHVLTAMGVPPDLASGAIRLSFGCLSTPEQIERVATVFPRLVERARAAASATSEW, encoded by the coding sequence ATGCCCGAGCCCATCTACCTGGATCACGCCGCCACCACGCCGGTGCGCGACGAAGTGCGCGCCGCGATGGAGCCGTTCCTCGGCCCCCGGTTCGGCAACCCGTCGAGCGCGCACCGCTGGGGGCGCGAGGCCCGGACGGCGCTCGACGAGGCGCGCGAGCGCGTGGCGCGGTGCCTCGGCGCGCACACCGATGAGGTGTGCTTCACCTCGGGCGGCACCGAGGGCGACAACCTCGCGATCTTCGGCACGTGGCGCGCGCGGCGCGCGAGCGGCCGGCGCGCGATCGTCACGTCGCCCATCGAGCACAAGGCGATCCTGGCGGCGGTGCACCACGCGGCCGAGGACGGCGCGGACGAGCGCATCGTCCCGGTCGATGGCAACGGACAGATCGATCGCGATGCCTACGCGGCCGCCCTGCGCGACGACGTCGCCGTGTGCTCCGTGATGTGGGTCAACAACGAGGTCGGCGTCGTGCAGCCGATCGCGGAGCTCGGGGCGCGCGCGAAGGGCGCCGGCGCGACGTTCCACACGGACGCGGTGCAGGCGTTCGGCAAGCTGCCGATCGACGTCGCGACGCTGCCGGTGGACCTGCTCACGATCTCGGGCCACAAGATCGGCGCGCCCAAGGGGATCGGCGCGATCTTCATCCGCCGCGGCACGCCGCTGGAGCCGATGCTCTACGGCGGCGCGCAGGACCGCGGCCGCCGCCCCGGCACCGAGAACGTCGCGTTCGCCGTCGGGCTCGCGGTCGCGTGCGAGCTGACGCTGGGCGAGCACGGCGCCGAGTGTACGCGGCTGCGCGAGCTGCGCGACGCGTTCGAGGCGCGCCTGCTGGCCGCGGTGCCCGACGCGGTGATCCACGGCCGCGGCGGCGAGCGTGCGCCGCACGTGTGCAACGTCTCGATCCCCGGCATCGACTCCGAGTCGCTGCTGATGGCGCTGGATCTCCAGGGGATCGCGGCGTCGGGCGGGTCCGCGTGCCAGACCGGCAACGCCGCGCCGTCGCACGTGCTGACGGCGATGGGCGTGCCGCCCGACCTCGCGTCGGGCGCGATCCGCCTCAGCTTCGGCTGCCTCTCGACGCCCGAGCAGATCGAGCGCGTCGCAACGGTCTTCCCGCGCCTGGTCGAGCGCGCGCGCGCCGCGGCCAGCGCGACGTCGGAGTGGTGA
- a CDS encoding cyclase family protein, whose amino-acid sequence MRRLIDASVLLGATTPVWPGDTPFSCGWACRIASGASINLSAITLSPHVGTHADAPLHVRDGWAATDALPLEVFIGSAIVVDVGDVSAGAEPDGPGALSLATLEASARASGIVLADALRDAPRLLLRTGRTIAGGDFPAGWPWVEPDAVRALAALGLRLLGVDAPSIDARESKTLATHHALFDAGAFNLENLDLREVPAGRYELIAPPLRVEGLDGAPARAVLVADG is encoded by the coding sequence GTGCGGCGGCTGATCGACGCGAGCGTGCTGCTCGGCGCCACGACGCCGGTGTGGCCGGGCGACACCCCGTTCAGCTGCGGGTGGGCGTGCCGCATCGCGAGCGGCGCGAGCATCAACCTGTCGGCGATCACGCTCAGCCCGCACGTGGGCACGCACGCGGACGCGCCGCTGCACGTGCGCGACGGCTGGGCGGCGACGGACGCGCTGCCGCTCGAGGTTTTCATCGGATCGGCGATCGTCGTCGACGTCGGCGACGTATCGGCGGGTGCGGAGCCCGACGGGCCGGGCGCGCTCTCGCTCGCGACGCTGGAGGCGAGCGCGCGCGCGAGCGGCATCGTGCTGGCCGACGCGCTGCGCGACGCGCCGCGGCTGCTGCTGCGCACGGGTCGGACGATCGCGGGCGGCGACTTCCCCGCCGGCTGGCCGTGGGTGGAGCCCGACGCCGTGCGCGCGCTCGCCGCGCTGGGCCTGCGGCTCCTGGGCGTGGACGCGCCGTCGATCGACGCGCGCGAGAGCAAGACGCTGGCGACGCATCACGCGCTGTTCGACGCGGGCGCGTTCAACCTGGAGAACCTCGACCTGCGCGAGGTGCCCGCCGGCCGCTACGAGCTGATCGCGCCGCCGCTGCGCGTCGAGGGGCTGGACGGCGCGCCGGCGCGCGCGGTGCTCGTCGCCGACGGCTAG
- a CDS encoding tryptophan 2,3-dioxygenase family protein has protein sequence MSTDTPVTYGSYLELDQLLALQHPRGSQQGAPEHPDELLFIVVHQASELWFKVLLAELEALRGCLAAREAESALWRVQRLNALTRIVSAQLSALDTLPPQRFLQFRGYLGSSSGSQSVQFRAIEAASGLRDPHFVQVLREHGEIPALVQAELGKPALQDLFLALLEHAGVAPDELYTGPGPSTLFLLAEGLLEYEQQFARWRFAHVQLVERIIGPGTMGTGGTLGAKYLARTVTQRFFPVLWEVRSRLYGAATGRA, from the coding sequence ATGAGCACCGACACGCCCGTCACGTACGGCTCCTACCTCGAGCTCGATCAGCTGCTGGCGCTGCAGCATCCGCGCGGCAGCCAGCAGGGCGCGCCCGAGCACCCCGACGAGCTGCTGTTCATCGTCGTGCACCAGGCGAGCGAGCTGTGGTTCAAGGTGCTGCTGGCCGAGCTGGAGGCGCTGCGCGGCTGCCTGGCCGCGCGCGAGGCGGAGTCGGCGCTCTGGCGCGTGCAGCGGCTCAACGCGCTCACGCGCATCGTCTCGGCGCAGCTCTCGGCGCTCGACACGCTGCCGCCGCAGCGCTTCCTGCAGTTCCGCGGCTACCTGGGCAGCTCCAGCGGCTCGCAGAGCGTGCAGTTCCGCGCCATCGAGGCCGCGAGCGGGCTGCGCGATCCGCACTTCGTGCAGGTGCTGCGCGAGCATGGCGAGATCCCGGCGCTGGTGCAGGCGGAGCTGGGCAAGCCCGCGCTGCAGGACCTCTTCCTCGCGCTGCTCGAGCACGCGGGCGTCGCGCCGGACGAGCTGTACACCGGCCCCGGTCCGTCGACGCTCTTCCTGCTGGCGGAGGGGCTGCTGGAGTACGAGCAGCAGTTCGCGCGCTGGCGCTTCGCGCACGTGCAGCTGGTCGAGCGGATCATCGGCCCCGGCACGATGGGCACCGGTGGGACGCTCGGCGCCAAGTACCTCGCGCGGACCGTGACGCAGCGCTTCTTCCCGGTGCTGTGGGAGGTGCGCAGCCGCCTGTACGGCGCGGCGACGGGCCGCGCCTGA
- the bshB1 gene encoding bacillithiol biosynthesis deacetylase BshB1 has product MQPPPEGGPDATALDAPLDVLAIGPHRDDVELTCGGTLVKAAAQGHRTGILDLTQGEMGTRGSAELRAAEAEAAARVLGLAVRENLRLPDAGISNTQETRAALVQVLRRLRPTIVIGPSPVGRHPDHRLAAELIRDACFLAGIVKFAPSLPAHRPRKLLHAIAYREDFVKPTFVVDVSEEFERKLEAVRCYGSQFDGAIQAGEVMPNGEPLYDIVRHHAAHYGSLIRARYGEPFLTLETMRVDDVTTLQVSTF; this is encoded by the coding sequence ATGCAACCACCTCCGGAAGGCGGCCCCGACGCGACGGCGCTGGACGCGCCGCTGGACGTGCTGGCGATCGGCCCGCACCGCGACGACGTCGAGCTGACCTGCGGCGGGACGCTGGTGAAGGCGGCCGCACAGGGGCATCGCACCGGGATCCTCGACCTGACCCAGGGCGAGATGGGCACGCGCGGCTCGGCCGAGCTGCGCGCCGCGGAGGCCGAGGCGGCGGCGCGCGTGCTGGGGCTCGCGGTGCGCGAGAACCTGCGGCTGCCCGACGCCGGCATCTCCAACACGCAGGAGACGCGCGCCGCGCTCGTGCAGGTGCTGCGGCGCCTGCGGCCGACGATCGTCATCGGCCCGTCGCCGGTGGGGCGGCATCCCGACCACCGGCTGGCTGCGGAGCTGATCCGCGACGCGTGCTTCCTGGCCGGCATCGTGAAGTTCGCGCCGAGCCTGCCCGCGCACCGCCCGCGCAAGCTCCTGCACGCGATCGCCTATCGCGAGGACTTCGTGAAGCCGACCTTCGTGGTGGACGTCTCGGAGGAGTTCGAGCGCAAGCTGGAGGCGGTACGCTGCTACGGCTCGCAGTTCGACGGCGCGATCCAGGCCGGCGAGGTGATGCCGAACGGCGAGCCGCTGTACGACATCGTGCGCCACCACGCGGCGCACTACGGCTCGCTGATCCGCGCGCGCTACGGCGAGCCGTTCCTCACGCTCGAGACGATGCGCGTCGACGACGTGACCACGCTGCAGGTCTCCACGTTCTGA